A genomic stretch from Telmatocola sphagniphila includes:
- a CDS encoding AAA family ATPase: MKLTSWLERAARILLLVSIALVVVGSWTDLSLRPAHPERESLIASFLPPAGSERTYLEQLAQSDPQALEFYLQLTPTSERREALSSLAEKAVLKQPCIRYELCKRIARESATTAPEKARFLIAQSAYLKSLEHDPQRQKGYLDALSKDPHAVRNGFTGWDHAVRAALADPDLWSYYQDEKSTQTSPFWLDEVLLTILQLTPDGQELKHSPELVREIVAAARKYDPIARRIVRDLQLGAEGMLLLIQYGPLIEQAVREQLDLQEVLEILYANPGEFEGGESSELVLQMKEIYSKNPAVWNSARHFPLCWKLHREFPKEASQLLEKFAVDDIASFLYLHYPEQMPEAISALRSTGDAALGTLRHFAEVRSDNREIFKDLLKKQGWRVIPYYLKYGDSGLQRLRENPEDTKWLDKDFDAEGHIVNPGWIADLPVLSGPVMAFRHGIEGTLEWEEVGWAALDLTDAAALVGTSGVSLIWSVAKNSAKIGSKKALKRVLPREAREILLQETKSITAKPAISRVAKRQAFRDKSLPSLLRTASQPTGSGKYLLSHGTHLILPQLSMSLQTVLKNIQLAVQKVEKTIPKIRDLRQSLSPANSRASARSENLPSEEFLLYLKHPDQLVVLQTQLFDVSLLSRWNSPSEFLEPGSTVNFGTDISATELAEEILSFWSPASRVFPVQDVENPVRKIGFFLALGSLTLFILVGAIRYHLVRPWAPDRILIGSMILCFVVLGLSIRVFFSASSPASSELTLARLKQDSLCWEQRLAEVLDSSDPTVLRERDLLVETVLQDYRQQLSESSGRSDLQRKEQSLRLLKRFFPILARAQVENLIAEVHRLREEQDYKKVQSEFENGISSFKESAQRFLSEYPRSESKKEVHKWINEKIGKEVGDLRVKIQQIENSNLSGIAERAKELAKLCDQLSRTDPERNRIQSALKVAHLLMSEKEFTLALRNSGEFQVAEFHRVVITCGDETVHSCTSPSRVQIQDWTDEFKLKWQPEKSIKIELRLGSTVIFSRSLCAETEVKGEWSILDLNGKKELEVRSARFLGTPYVTLEILDFTSEEEKAFRTYFLGKDW, encoded by the coding sequence ATGAAACTCACCTCCTGGCTCGAGAGAGCCGCTCGTATCCTCCTGCTGGTCTCCATCGCATTAGTCGTCGTCGGATCCTGGACAGATCTATCCCTACGCCCAGCACATCCCGAGCGAGAATCACTCATCGCATCCTTCCTTCCTCCCGCAGGTTCCGAACGGACCTATTTGGAACAACTGGCACAAAGCGATCCACAAGCCTTGGAATTCTACCTGCAGCTGACACCCACCTCCGAGCGGCGGGAAGCTTTAAGTTCCCTGGCCGAAAAAGCCGTTCTAAAGCAACCTTGTATCCGTTATGAACTCTGCAAGAGGATCGCCCGGGAATCGGCGACGACGGCCCCCGAGAAGGCTCGATTTCTGATTGCGCAGTCGGCCTATTTGAAAAGCCTCGAACATGATCCTCAACGGCAGAAGGGATATTTGGACGCTTTGAGCAAAGATCCTCACGCCGTTCGGAACGGTTTTACAGGATGGGATCACGCCGTTCGGGCGGCTCTGGCGGATCCTGATCTGTGGTCTTATTACCAAGACGAGAAGAGCACTCAAACGAGTCCTTTCTGGCTGGATGAGGTACTACTGACGATCCTTCAGTTGACTCCAGACGGCCAGGAACTCAAGCATTCTCCGGAGTTGGTGCGAGAGATTGTTGCCGCCGCCCGGAAGTATGATCCGATTGCTCGTCGAATCGTCCGCGACCTTCAGTTAGGAGCAGAGGGAATGCTCCTGTTAATCCAATACGGACCGCTGATCGAGCAAGCCGTTCGCGAGCAGTTGGATCTTCAGGAAGTGCTCGAAATCCTCTACGCTAACCCGGGAGAATTCGAAGGGGGGGAATCGTCGGAGTTGGTCCTTCAGATGAAAGAGATCTATTCGAAGAACCCCGCTGTTTGGAATTCCGCCCGTCACTTTCCTTTATGCTGGAAACTCCATCGCGAGTTTCCCAAGGAGGCTTCCCAACTGCTCGAGAAATTCGCGGTCGATGATATCGCGAGCTTCCTCTACCTCCACTACCCGGAGCAAATGCCCGAAGCGATCTCCGCCCTGCGGTCAACAGGAGATGCCGCTTTAGGTACGCTGAGACATTTCGCGGAAGTCCGAAGTGATAATCGGGAGATCTTCAAGGACCTTCTGAAAAAGCAGGGATGGCGAGTGATACCCTATTATTTGAAGTACGGCGACTCGGGACTGCAGCGTCTTCGAGAAAACCCTGAAGATACCAAGTGGCTGGATAAGGATTTCGATGCGGAGGGCCATATCGTCAATCCGGGCTGGATCGCGGATCTCCCGGTTCTCTCGGGTCCAGTAATGGCTTTTCGGCACGGAATCGAGGGGACACTCGAATGGGAGGAGGTCGGCTGGGCCGCTTTAGATTTGACAGATGCGGCTGCCTTGGTGGGTACCTCCGGTGTTTCGTTAATTTGGTCAGTCGCCAAGAATTCCGCCAAGATCGGCTCCAAGAAAGCTCTGAAGCGTGTGTTACCCCGGGAGGCTCGGGAGATCCTGCTTCAAGAAACGAAATCTATAACAGCCAAACCAGCGATCAGTCGAGTCGCTAAGCGTCAGGCGTTCCGCGATAAGTCGCTTCCCTCTCTACTTCGGACGGCTTCGCAACCGACGGGATCGGGAAAGTACCTACTCTCGCACGGAACGCATCTGATTCTTCCTCAGTTGAGTATGTCGCTGCAGACCGTTCTCAAAAACATTCAGCTAGCCGTTCAGAAAGTTGAAAAGACAATTCCAAAAATCCGAGATCTTCGGCAGAGCCTTTCCCCTGCGAATTCCCGGGCGTCGGCGCGTTCCGAAAATCTTCCTTCGGAGGAGTTTCTGCTATATCTGAAGCACCCCGATCAACTAGTGGTGCTCCAAACGCAGCTATTCGATGTCTCCCTCCTGAGTCGTTGGAATTCGCCTTCGGAGTTTCTGGAGCCAGGCTCTACCGTAAACTTCGGCACAGATATCAGCGCCACGGAATTGGCCGAAGAGATTCTCTCGTTTTGGAGTCCGGCTTCCAGGGTGTTTCCCGTTCAAGACGTAGAGAACCCAGTCAGAAAAATAGGCTTTTTTCTCGCGCTGGGCTCGCTCACTTTGTTTATCCTAGTCGGAGCAATTCGATACCATTTAGTTCGTCCTTGGGCACCGGATCGGATCTTGATCGGTTCGATGATTTTGTGTTTCGTCGTACTCGGTTTGAGCATCCGAGTCTTCTTTAGTGCTTCCTCGCCTGCCAGTTCGGAGTTGACTCTGGCTCGCCTGAAACAGGATTCCCTCTGCTGGGAGCAGCGATTGGCCGAAGTGTTGGACAGTTCCGACCCGACGGTTTTGAGAGAACGAGATCTGTTGGTCGAAACCGTTCTGCAAGATTATCGCCAGCAATTATCGGAAAGCTCCGGTCGGTCCGATCTCCAAAGAAAAGAACAGTCGCTCCGGCTTCTCAAACGGTTCTTCCCTATTCTCGCGAGAGCCCAAGTGGAGAATTTGATCGCTGAAGTCCATCGGCTTCGAGAGGAGCAGGATTATAAGAAGGTGCAGTCGGAATTCGAAAACGGAATTTCTTCCTTCAAGGAATCGGCCCAGCGATTTCTATCCGAATATCCCCGTTCCGAATCCAAAAAGGAAGTCCACAAATGGATTAATGAAAAGATCGGTAAAGAGGTTGGGGACCTTCGAGTGAAGATTCAGCAGATCGAGAATAGCAATCTCTCGGGAATCGCGGAACGAGCCAAAGAACTGGCGAAACTCTGCGATCAGCTTTCTCGGACGGATCCCGAACGAAATCGCATCCAATCCGCCTTGAAAGTCGCACACCTATTGATGAGTGAAAAAGAGTTCACCCTGGCTTTGCGTAATTCTGGCGAGTTCCAAGTCGCGGAATTCCACCGGGTCGTGATTACTTGCGGAGACGAAACGGTTCATTCTTGCACCAGCCCTTCGCGAGTCCAAATTCAAGATTGGACGGACGAATTCAAGCTGAAGTGGCAGCCGGAAAAATCAATCAAAATCGAGCTTCGCCTCGGCAGTACCGTAATATTTTCCAGATCCCTTTGTGCCGAGACTGAAGTGAAGGGAGAGTGGTCTATCTTGGACTTGAATGGCAAGAAAGAACTCGAAGTCAGATCGGCTCGATTCCTGGGAACTCCCTATGTCACATTGGAGATACTGGATTTCACCTCGGAGGAGGAAAAAGCCTTTAGAACCTATTTCCTCGGCAAGGATTGGTAA
- a CDS encoding serine/threonine protein kinase yields the protein MVTPDSKLPKYKSIDSRDIPTIEGFRNLELIDQGGMGVVYEGYDSLGRRVAIKMIRASRMSETSLTRFREEAEAMAHLEHPNIAPVLNYGSVNGCPYYVMKYFSGGSLAKRMEEFRKDPRKSLVLIAKIAKAVEFLHSKGHLHRDIKPQNILLDEKDEPYLSDFGLVKRQSEDLRQVSDSISAEFPASKNPDPSSRENEFRDYFTLAGQFVGTPGYSCPEQSKGQLEAAGPLWDIWSLGAVLYELLTDRKPFLFKSSKEYSEIISQQDVKAPIEINRSIDKRINKLVVSCLAREPSKRLQSAEKIHEQIMRVVHPPKRGVWIFLVPIFAIAFVASFMPWKSTPEQIEARLQAAASKKLLTGQPVEIVSPTGEEKVPLIVASPKEYSRKYIHQGMIYLESDSSCLVDCIRSVPVPNFSFQFDFYLNSKPAEDTMVGIYFDRQETTKEDLVYQQVIMCKLTANGKNQEKKTDPMPFDVVVGHTFFPYDQVSMRTFLQTYPPDRHKGIQRIPELKEKEWHSLKLEAKADAIIYSLDNLTLHRLRRPYSEVLRSALRKFAKDTHGSDYNPDILGNACGIYIKQAGIQIRNVRIEPGEPSR from the coding sequence TTGGTTACGCCTGATTCTAAGCTTCCCAAGTACAAATCGATTGACAGTCGAGATATTCCAACGATTGAAGGATTTAGAAATTTAGAACTGATCGATCAGGGGGGAATGGGAGTAGTTTACGAAGGCTACGATTCGCTCGGTCGGCGAGTCGCCATTAAAATGATACGTGCCTCGCGGATGAGCGAGACAAGTTTAACTCGGTTCCGCGAAGAAGCGGAAGCCATGGCTCACCTAGAACACCCTAACATTGCACCGGTTCTGAATTATGGCTCGGTCAATGGTTGCCCTTATTACGTGATGAAATACTTCAGTGGAGGAAGCCTCGCTAAACGGATGGAGGAATTCCGCAAAGATCCTCGAAAATCCCTGGTCTTGATTGCGAAAATTGCCAAAGCAGTTGAATTTTTGCATTCCAAAGGGCATTTGCATCGCGATATCAAACCGCAGAATATCCTTCTGGACGAGAAGGACGAACCCTACTTGAGTGACTTCGGCCTAGTCAAACGCCAATCCGAGGATTTGCGGCAAGTTAGCGATTCGATTTCTGCTGAATTCCCAGCTTCTAAGAATCCAGACCCAAGCTCGCGAGAGAACGAATTTCGCGATTATTTTACGTTAGCTGGGCAGTTTGTTGGCACTCCTGGGTATTCATGTCCCGAACAGTCAAAAGGTCAACTCGAGGCGGCCGGGCCACTTTGGGACATCTGGTCCTTGGGCGCGGTGCTCTATGAGCTTTTGACAGACCGAAAGCCATTCCTTTTTAAATCGAGTAAAGAATACAGTGAAATCATCAGTCAGCAGGATGTTAAAGCCCCGATTGAAATTAACCGCTCGATAGACAAACGAATCAACAAACTTGTGGTTAGTTGTTTGGCTCGGGAACCCAGTAAGCGGTTGCAAAGCGCTGAGAAGATTCACGAACAAATCATGAGAGTGGTCCACCCTCCCAAACGAGGCGTCTGGATCTTTTTGGTGCCAATCTTTGCGATTGCTTTCGTCGCTTCATTCATGCCCTGGAAATCGACTCCCGAACAGATAGAAGCCAGATTACAAGCTGCCGCAAGCAAGAAATTGCTGACCGGACAGCCCGTTGAGATCGTGAGTCCCACCGGAGAGGAGAAAGTTCCGCTCATTGTGGCTTCTCCGAAAGAGTACAGCCGAAAATATATCCATCAAGGCATGATTTACCTGGAGTCCGACTCCTCTTGTCTCGTAGACTGCATACGGTCGGTACCCGTGCCTAATTTCAGCTTTCAATTCGATTTTTATCTAAATTCCAAACCTGCCGAAGACACGATGGTAGGAATTTATTTCGACCGACAAGAAACGACGAAGGAAGATCTCGTTTACCAACAAGTTATCATGTGCAAGCTGACTGCAAATGGAAAGAATCAAGAGAAAAAAACCGATCCGATGCCGTTTGATGTGGTAGTGGGTCACACTTTTTTTCCATACGATCAGGTATCAATGCGAACATTTTTGCAAACTTACCCTCCCGACCGGCATAAAGGAATCCAAAGAATTCCAGAGCTCAAAGAAAAAGAGTGGCACAGTTTAAAACTGGAGGCAAAGGCGGATGCCATCATTTATTCGCTGGATAATCTGACGCTTCATAGATTGCGTCGACCCTACTCCGAAGTATTGAGATCGGCTTTACGGAAATTTGCCAAAGATACTCACGGAAGCGACTACAATCCAGATATTCTTGGAAACGCCTGTGGAATTTACATCAAGCAAGCAGGTATCCAAATTCGCAATGTCCGGATTGAACCGGGCGAACCTTCTCGGTAA
- a CDS encoding helix-turn-helix domain-containing protein, with protein MNLDDQEFLRLLGSRIREVREKKGWTQAELAEKCQLHRTFIGSVERGERNLSLLNLRLIARNLRISLSTLFSSGPI; from the coding sequence ATGAATCTCGACGATCAAGAATTCCTCCGCTTACTTGGATCCCGGATCCGAGAAGTTCGGGAAAAGAAAGGTTGGACTCAAGCGGAATTGGCTGAGAAATGTCAATTGCATCGCACTTTTATTGGTTCTGTCGAACGAGGGGAACGGAATCTCTCGCTTTTGAACCTGCGATTAATTGCCCGGAATCTTCGAATCAGCCTGAGCACTTTATTCTCATCAGGACCTATTTGA